A section of the Deltaproteobacteria bacterium genome encodes:
- a CDS encoding cupin domain-containing protein, whose translation MSNAQENDLKNLDAELAKDNLRGLWARPEAIRREPEPFGKPILWKWAKIRAGLEAAGEIITTNYKGARRAISLVHPNLSESTSHTLNLAVQLVKAGEAVYSHRHTNAAMRFVIDGGAQVYTITNGEKCVMEKGDLVIQPSWGWHNHINETERDAIWIDGLDSGLMRMLRTMFQEPHPAEDVRLFNSPVDTTARNPGLLAPPGQALKSLVYKWSGTRRALAEMLSESESPFDGKCLEYRNPVTGGSTFPSFSCWIQLLDADKQTAEHRHTSSQLYYAVEGSGVSEVAGEKLEWQAGDFFAVPNWSWHSHKNSSATPAVLFSTTDRPLHEAIGVYREQSR comes from the coding sequence ATGAGCAACGCCCAAGAAAACGATCTAAAAAATCTCGACGCCGAGTTGGCCAAGGACAATCTACGCGGTCTGTGGGCGCGTCCGGAAGCGATTCGCCGCGAGCCCGAACCCTTCGGCAAACCGATCCTATGGAAGTGGGCGAAGATTCGGGCCGGTTTAGAAGCCGCCGGCGAGATCATCACGACCAATTACAAAGGCGCGCGCCGCGCCATCAGCTTAGTCCATCCGAACTTGAGCGAAAGCACCAGTCACACCTTGAATCTCGCCGTGCAGTTGGTCAAAGCCGGCGAAGCGGTTTACTCGCACCGCCATACCAACGCCGCCATGCGCTTCGTCATCGATGGCGGCGCGCAAGTTTACACCATTACCAACGGCGAAAAGTGCGTCATGGAAAAAGGCGACTTGGTGATCCAACCGAGCTGGGGCTGGCATAATCACATCAACGAAACCGAGCGCGACGCGATTTGGATCGACGGCCTCGACTCTGGACTGATGCGCATGCTGCGCACCATGTTTCAGGAACCCCATCCGGCCGAAGATGTCCGGCTCTTCAACAGTCCGGTGGACACGACGGCGCGCAATCCGGGACTGCTTGCGCCGCCAGGCCAAGCGCTGAAATCGTTAGTCTACAAATGGAGCGGCACGCGCCGCGCGCTGGCGGAAATGTTAAGCGAAAGTGAAAGTCCGTTCGACGGCAAATGTTTGGAGTATCGCAATCCGGTTACCGGCGGCTCGACCTTTCCGAGCTTCTCCTGCTGGATTCAATTACTCGACGCCGACAAACAAACCGCGGAACATCGCCACACATCGAGCCAACTCTACTACGCCGTCGAGGGCAGCGGCGTCAGCGAAGTCGCAGGCGAGAAGTTGGAATGGCAAGCCGGCGATTTTTTCGCCGTGCCCAATTGGAGCTGGCACAGTCATAAAAATTCGTCGGCAACTCCAGCGGTGTTATTTTCCACCACCGATCGGCCGCTGCACGAAGCGATCGGCGTTTACCGCGAGCAAAGCCGCTGA
- a CDS encoding redoxin domain-containing protein — protein MNDAECSYNIEEFAAGANSTNPGESLPAKVGAAAPEFEATTVDGKQVRLSEFRSKQHVVMMTGAITSPMCAFEVPALNRLQEEFAGKQIAFFLLYTRESHPAENYGAHTSFEQKLAYARELQKLENICFPIIVDQLDGRIHRAYGLWPNGLFVIHKDGRLIFRSNMANHAELRQFLQDIVAGEKAAAEGRVLHLQYSERVVAHEADQATHQRVYERAGPKAFEDYWAKRPQNRNRWP, from the coding sequence ATGAATGACGCCGAATGCAGCTACAACATCGAGGAATTCGCGGCTGGCGCGAACTCAACCAATCCCGGCGAATCGCTGCCCGCCAAAGTCGGCGCCGCCGCGCCGGAGTTTGAAGCGACAACGGTCGACGGCAAGCAAGTCCGCCTGAGCGAGTTTCGCAGCAAGCAGCATGTCGTCATGATGACTGGCGCCATCACTAGCCCCATGTGCGCATTCGAAGTGCCAGCGCTCAATCGGCTGCAAGAAGAATTCGCCGGCAAGCAGATCGCATTCTTTCTGCTCTACACGCGTGAGTCTCACCCGGCGGAAAACTACGGCGCGCACACCAGCTTCGAACAAAAACTTGCTTACGCCCGCGAATTGCAAAAGCTGGAAAATATTTGCTTCCCAATCATCGTCGATCAACTCGACGGCCGCATTCACCGCGCCTACGGTTTATGGCCCAATGGGCTGTTTGTGATTCACAAAGACGGCCGGCTGATCTTTCGCAGCAACATGGCCAATCACGCCGAGCTGCGGCAGTTTTTGCAGGACATCGTCGCCGGCGAAAAAGCCGCCGCCGAAGGTCGCGTGCTGCATCTGCAATACTCCGAGCGCGTCGTCGCCCACGAGGCCGATCAAGCGACGCACCAGCGTGTCTACGAGCGCGCCGGCCCGAAAGCGTTCGAAGACTACTGGGCCAAACGCCCGCAAAATCGCAACCGCTGGCCATGA
- a CDS encoding ABC transporter substrate-binding protein — translation MRKTFQRNSDGSVGSDRSVRSILAVLAFLCSYTSLDAATLEKVRIGYSVGGLIPFPLIVAKENRFFEQAGLDVELINIPPTIAVTALVSGDIQYVIFAGTTLNAAVRGLPVKLVMVYNDRPLFSLMSKAEIRSIKELKGKVLGVATLTSGESFMSRRLLKDAGIDADKEMILRVIGNTPDRLQALRAGSVDATTLTTPVDIIAERMGLRRLAFMGDTLESINGGFGVSDRWLQQRPDQVRKMIAVAFRGMSHARAQRQDSIALIMSKWKLERDVAEKAFDSTINTWAENGIASDQALQAGIEESLKVSNSKQTVPLSRVADFTLAREVYREIKAK, via the coding sequence ATGAGGAAGACTTTTCAGAGAAACTCTGACGGATCAGTCGGATCCGACCGATCCGTCAGATCGATCCTAGCAGTGCTAGCCTTTCTTTGCAGCTACACCTCACTCGACGCCGCCACCCTCGAGAAAGTCCGCATCGGCTATTCCGTCGGCGGCCTGATCCCCTTTCCACTGATCGTCGCCAAGGAAAATCGTTTCTTCGAGCAAGCCGGTTTGGATGTCGAGCTGATCAACATTCCGCCGACCATCGCGGTGACCGCACTGGTCTCAGGCGATATCCAGTATGTGATCTTCGCCGGCACCACGCTCAACGCTGCGGTGCGCGGCCTACCAGTCAAACTCGTAATGGTCTACAATGACAGGCCGCTATTTTCGTTAATGTCCAAGGCGGAAATCCGTTCAATCAAAGAGCTTAAAGGCAAAGTGCTCGGCGTCGCCACGCTGACTTCAGGCGAGTCGTTCATGTCGCGCCGTTTGTTGAAGGATGCCGGCATCGACGCCGACAAAGAAATGATCTTGCGCGTCATCGGTAACACGCCGGACCGCTTGCAAGCGCTCCGTGCCGGCAGCGTCGACGCCACCACACTGACCACGCCCGTCGACATCATCGCCGAACGGATGGGCCTGCGCCGCCTCGCCTTCATGGGCGACACTCTGGAAAGCATCAACGGCGGCTTCGGGGTTTCCGATCGTTGGCTGCAACAGCGGCCCGACCAAGTTAGGAAAATGATCGCCGTCGCCTTCCGCGGCATGAGCCACGCCCGCGCTCAACGCCAGGACTCCATCGCGCTGATCATGTCGAAGTGGAAGCTAGAGCGAGACGTCGCCGAGAAAGCTTTCGACTCGACGATAAATACCTGGGCCGAAAACGGCATCGCGTCGGACCAAGCGTTGCAAGCGGGCATCGAAGAAAGTTTGAAAGTGTCAAACAGCAAACAAACCGTGCCGCTATCGCGCGTCGCCGACTTCACCCTCGCGAGGGAAGTCTACCGCGAGATCAAGGCGAAGTAA